A genomic segment from Vagococcus zengguangii encodes:
- a CDS encoding signal peptidase I, which yields MEKKSTDLLSVSSSKGSFLRLVFERISNGLFYFVTLSIIIVSAVLLFDKTSNKTVAGYSMLGVLTDSMSPNQQNIYEDSFRSGDVLITKKTTASELAVGDIITFKPNLASDTLVTHRIIEKKSIEADGSQYFVTKGDNNNSADLPIHEQQIVAKKVLIIPKLGSFILWVQQNLLLAVISVISFLGIIQLINYLIKK from the coding sequence TTGGAAAAGAAATCGACAGATTTGTTAAGCGTATCCTCTAGCAAAGGTAGTTTCTTAAGGTTAGTGTTTGAAAGAATAAGTAACGGCTTATTTTATTTTGTCACGTTGTCGATTATTATCGTTTCGGCGGTTTTATTATTTGATAAAACTAGCAATAAAACAGTAGCTGGTTATTCAATGTTAGGTGTGTTAACCGATTCTATGTCACCTAATCAACAAAATATTTATGAGGATAGCTTTCGTTCAGGCGATGTTTTGATAACTAAAAAAACAACGGCTAGTGAATTGGCAGTAGGTGACATTATTACATTCAAACCTAATTTAGCAAGCGATACGTTAGTGACCCACCGAATCATCGAGAAAAAATCGATTGAAGCGGATGGTAGTCAATATTTTGTGACAAAAGGCGACAATAATAATTCAGCGGATCTTCCGATTCATGAGCAACAAATTGTAGCTAAAAAGGTTTTGATTATTCCAAAACTAGGTTCATTCATCTTATGGGTACAACAGAACTTATTATTAGCCGTTATTAGTGTAATTAGCTTTTTAGGCATTATCCAATTAATTAATTATTTAATCAAAAAATAA
- a CDS encoding IS30 family transposase produces the protein MAQIKNNTKKSSYKHLSFKERQLIEFWHKDGKSNREIGKRLGRHHQTIANELKRGTTTQIKENKKVRQLYFADTGQAVYTKNRKRCGAKSKLISAFDFINYACKQIIEFNWSPDAIVGFVKSLEDFDKPTVSTKTLYNYIDSGILPIRNHHLKMKLRLSPKKKRSHQHKKELGKSIDLRPASIDSRQSFGHWEIDSVLGAKTKDDNALLTLVERKTRYMVTAILDDHTEESVCYALKQLEKQFGHLFPHVFKSITADNGSEFISLQDTLNHATDIYFAHPYSSWERGTNERHNGLLRRFIPKGTPIYKYSKQFIQQATDSINFLPRKLLNYRQPVILFLEELEKIKTKT, from the coding sequence ATGGCTCAAATTAAGAATAACACAAAAAAATCAAGCTATAAACACCTTTCCTTCAAGGAAAGACAACTTATTGAATTCTGGCATAAGGATGGTAAATCAAATAGAGAAATTGGTAAACGGTTAGGTCGTCATCACCAAACGATTGCTAACGAGCTTAAACGTGGTACCACAACTCAAATTAAAGAAAATAAGAAAGTTAGGCAACTCTATTTTGCTGATACAGGACAAGCCGTTTATACAAAAAACAGGAAGCGTTGTGGAGCTAAATCCAAATTAATAAGTGCTTTTGACTTTATTAATTATGCTTGTAAACAAATCATTGAATTTAACTGGTCACCAGATGCTATTGTGGGTTTTGTTAAATCCTTAGAGGATTTTGACAAACCTACAGTCTCCACTAAAACACTTTATAACTACATAGATAGTGGCATTCTACCAATAAGAAACCACCATCTTAAAATGAAGCTTAGGTTATCACCGAAAAAAAAGAGAAGCCATCAGCATAAAAAAGAGCTAGGAAAATCAATTGATCTACGGCCAGCTTCGATTGATAGTAGACAATCTTTTGGTCATTGGGAAATAGATAGTGTTCTTGGAGCCAAAACAAAAGATGACAATGCTTTACTCACTCTCGTTGAAAGAAAAACACGCTACATGGTGACCGCTATTTTAGATGACCATACTGAAGAGTCTGTTTGCTATGCATTAAAACAACTAGAAAAGCAGTTTGGTCATTTGTTTCCTCATGTATTTAAATCAATCACCGCTGATAACGGAAGTGAATTTATCTCATTACAAGACACCTTAAACCATGCGACAGATATTTACTTTGCTCATCCATATTCCTCTTGGGAACGTGGAACAAATGAGCGACATAATGGATTACTTAGAAGGTTTATTCCGAAAGGAACACCGATATATAAGTATTCAAAACAATTTATTCAGCAAGCTACTGATAGTATCAATTTTTTACCACGTAAGTTGTTAAACTATCGACAACCAGTCATACTATTTTTAGAAGAATTGGAAAAAATTAAAACCAAAACCTGA
- a CDS encoding BsaA family SipW-dependent biofilm matrix protein produces MLDTIKFSIRRLQANKIMMLLVLAFLLISCGFYFTYAWFADDDKVTNHFEGNRLDVELAEVFDSPMNWQPGTTTVKEIRAVNTGIMPALVRISLYESLLMFKVDVTDQSGNGNLMISQQANDPVVKLDDVKTWEAAAKQGGTYYLNNHYYLAKEAKIGNQATGKNQYMLEDKNRESSEFNYFEIMFNRLINQSSESFTKDYWRYEKGYFYYSEVLMPGEQSEPIVSQVLLSAQAPNRLKGSLYQLTPHLEGHDVTPSIFAEWQLESNSEMQALYQTYMKE; encoded by the coding sequence ATGTTGGATACTATTAAGTTTTCAATTAGAAGGTTGCAGGCTAATAAAATCATGATGTTGTTAGTGCTAGCTTTCTTACTTATTTCTTGTGGTTTCTACTTTACTTATGCCTGGTTTGCTGATGATGACAAAGTGACTAATCATTTTGAAGGGAATCGTTTAGATGTTGAGTTGGCGGAAGTTTTTGACTCCCCGATGAATTGGCAACCAGGAACAACGACCGTCAAGGAAATTCGTGCAGTCAATACTGGTATTATGCCAGCCCTTGTAAGGATTTCTCTATATGAGTCATTATTAATGTTTAAAGTTGATGTAACGGATCAAAGTGGCAATGGTAATTTAATGATTAGCCAGCAAGCCAATGATCCTGTGGTTAAACTTGACGATGTGAAAACTTGGGAAGCAGCTGCTAAACAAGGGGGCACTTATTACCTTAATAATCACTATTATTTAGCGAAAGAAGCTAAGATAGGTAATCAAGCAACCGGAAAAAATCAATACATGTTAGAAGATAAAAATCGTGAATCGAGTGAATTTAATTATTTTGAAATTATGTTTAATCGTTTAATTAATCAGTCTTCTGAATCATTTACTAAAGATTATTGGCGTTACGAAAAAGGGTATTTCTATTATTCGGAGGTGTTAATGCCTGGTGAACAATCGGAACCTATCGTCAGTCAGGTTTTATTGTCAGCACAAGCGCCAAATCGTTTGAAAGGTTCACTCTACCAGTTAACTCCCCATTTAGAAGGACATGATGTGACACCGTCCATTTTTGCTGAGTGGCAACTAGAAAGTAACAGTGAGATGCAAGCACTTTATCAAACCTATATGAAAGAATAG
- a CDS encoding BsaA family SipW-dependent biofilm matrix protein, translating into MKKNKKKLLAGSALGLVLLFGGTYAWFTSQDEVTNHFEGQIAGNDIQIVETYEPETNWEPGEEVNKDVAVANVSEYNAFTRVAFDEILKLLKDSSEVYYNGQTYVNKAGETIEVAMPLVMNSSMDYLAKGYTDVTAKLATEVKDITVNGKTYKFQLFEKAAIGTANQFSYGAVWMSGTEQAKAYIGNTSNLIARAADGTLSFNGIEPTISVVDKTYADALTANWTNPVYGKTPINDLVFKSATDDNIELNFVNVTNIPTEKKWFFNQADGYFYFVGKVASGDSTAQLLDSVKLLGSAGNQYSLFTFDLNVKAEGIQSISEAVTDNWPTASSELSSLLQTLADN; encoded by the coding sequence ATGAAAAAAAACAAGAAAAAATTATTAGCAGGTAGCGCTTTAGGTTTAGTTTTATTATTTGGTGGAACATATGCTTGGTTTACTAGCCAAGACGAGGTAACCAACCACTTTGAAGGACAAATTGCTGGAAATGATATCCAAATTGTCGAAACCTATGAACCTGAAACTAACTGGGAACCAGGTGAAGAGGTAAATAAAGATGTAGCGGTTGCTAACGTTTCTGAATACAATGCGTTTACACGTGTAGCATTTGACGAGATATTAAAACTCTTGAAAGATTCATCAGAGGTTTATTATAACGGCCAAACTTATGTGAACAAAGCAGGTGAAACGATAGAAGTTGCAATGCCACTTGTTATGAATAGCTCAATGGATTATTTAGCTAAAGGGTACACTGATGTGACAGCTAAATTGGCAACAGAGGTCAAAGACATAACAGTTAACGGAAAAACTTATAAATTCCAATTATTTGAAAAAGCAGCGATTGGAACTGCTAACCAATTTTCTTATGGTGCGGTTTGGATGTCAGGTACTGAGCAAGCAAAAGCTTATATCGGTAATACTTCAAACTTAATTGCTAGAGCAGCTGATGGGACATTAAGTTTTAATGGGATTGAACCAACTATTTCGGTAGTCGACAAAACGTATGCGGATGCATTAACTGCAAACTGGACTAATCCTGTTTACGGTAAAACACCTATCAATGACTTAGTATTCAAATCTGCGACTGATGATAATATCGAATTGAATTTTGTAAATGTTACGAATATACCGACTGAAAAAAAATGGTTCTTCAACCAAGCGGATGGTTATTTCTACTTTGTCGGTAAGGTAGCTTCTGGTGATTCAACGGCTCAACTATTAGATAGTGTTAAATTATTAGGTTCAGCCGGAAACCAATATAGCTTATTTACTTTTGATTTGAATGTTAAGGCCGAAGGAATTCAATCAATTTCTGAGGCAGTGACAGATAACTGGCCAACGGCTTCAAGTGAATTATCAAGCTTACTACAAACATTAGCTGATAACTAA
- a CDS encoding mannose/fructose/sorbose PTS transporter subunit IIA: MVGIILASHGEFAQGILQSGSMIFGEQQNVAAVTLMPSEGPDDVRAKMEEAIASFDDNESILFLVDLWGGTPFNQANHLLAGKEDKWAIVSGLNLPMLIEAYASRFSMESAHEIATQIVGVAKDGVKAKPEELEPVTETAKAEAPVHQGAIPEGTVLGNGEIDYVLARIDSRLLHGQVATAWTKATKPNRIIVVSDAVSKDDLRKKLIEQAAPPGVKANVIPISKMIEVAKDPRFGDTKALLLFETPQDVLAAVEGGVKLEEVNVGSMAHSVGKVVVNKVLSMNNDDVAAFEALEAQGVKFDVRKVPNDSRGNMDELIKKAKTDLANA; encoded by the coding sequence ATGGTAGGAATTATTTTAGCAAGTCATGGTGAATTTGCTCAAGGTATTTTACAATCAGGTTCAATGATTTTTGGTGAACAACAAAACGTTGCAGCTGTAACATTAATGCCAAGCGAAGGTCCAGATGACGTTAGAGCTAAGATGGAAGAAGCAATCGCATCTTTTGATGATAACGAAAGCATTCTATTTTTAGTTGACTTATGGGGAGGCACTCCATTCAACCAAGCCAACCATTTATTAGCAGGTAAAGAGGATAAATGGGCAATCGTAAGTGGCTTAAACTTACCAATGTTAATCGAAGCTTATGCTTCACGTTTTTCAATGGAATCAGCACACGAAATCGCAACTCAAATTGTTGGAGTAGCAAAAGATGGCGTGAAAGCGAAACCTGAGGAATTAGAACCTGTAACAGAAACAGCAAAAGCTGAAGCACCAGTTCATCAAGGCGCTATTCCTGAAGGTACAGTTTTAGGAAATGGTGAAATTGATTATGTTCTAGCACGTATCGATTCTCGTTTATTACACGGACAAGTTGCAACTGCATGGACAAAAGCAACAAAACCAAACCGTATTATCGTTGTATCAGATGCGGTGTCTAAAGACGATTTACGTAAGAAATTAATCGAACAAGCAGCTCCTCCAGGGGTTAAAGCAAACGTTATTCCAATCAGCAAAATGATTGAAGTTGCGAAAGATCCACGTTTTGGTGATACAAAAGCATTATTATTATTTGAAACACCTCAAGATGTGTTAGCAGCAGTTGAAGGCGGCGTGAAACTTGAAGAAGTTAACGTTGGTTCAATGGCTCACTCAGTTGGTAAAGTAGTAGTAAACAAAGTGTTATCTATGAACAACGACGACGTAGCAGCGTTTGAAGCATTAGAAGCTCAAGGCGTTAAATTTGATGTCCGTAAAGTACCTAATGATTCTCGTGGCAACATGGATGAATTAATCAAAAAAGCTAAGACAGACTTAGCAAACGCATAA
- a CDS encoding PTS mannose/fructose/sorbose transporter subunit IIC — MSALSMILVVLVAFLAGMEGILDEFQFHQPLVACTLIGLVTGNLEAGIVLGGTLQMIALGWANIGAAVAPDAALASVASAIILVLGGQGVKGVPAAIAVAVPLAVAGLFLTMIVRTLAVPIVHMMDKAAEEGNFKKIEFLHMAAVAMQGVRIAVPAAALLFIPAETVQGFLESMPAWLTDGMAIGGGMVVAVGYALVINMMATKETWPFFAIGFVVAALSEITLIGLGVLGVAMALIYLHLSKTGGSSNSNGGSNTGDPLGDILNDY, encoded by the coding sequence ATGAGTGCATTATCAATGATTTTAGTTGTATTAGTTGCCTTTCTAGCTGGTATGGAAGGAATATTAGATGAATTCCAATTCCATCAACCGTTAGTAGCATGTACATTAATCGGTTTAGTAACAGGTAATTTAGAAGCAGGGATTGTTCTAGGTGGAACATTACAAATGATCGCGTTAGGTTGGGCTAACATTGGGGCAGCAGTAGCACCCGATGCAGCATTAGCATCTGTAGCGTCAGCAATTATTTTAGTTTTAGGTGGACAAGGTGTTAAAGGTGTACCAGCTGCGATTGCAGTAGCGGTTCCTTTAGCGGTAGCAGGTTTATTCTTAACAATGATCGTTCGTACGTTAGCGGTTCCTATCGTTCACATGATGGATAAAGCAGCTGAAGAAGGAAACTTCAAAAAAATCGAATTCTTACATATGGCAGCAGTTGCTATGCAAGGTGTTCGTATTGCAGTTCCAGCCGCAGCATTATTATTCATCCCAGCAGAAACAGTTCAAGGTTTCTTAGAGTCAATGCCAGCATGGTTAACTGATGGTATGGCTATCGGTGGTGGTATGGTAGTAGCAGTAGGTTACGCTTTAGTAATCAACATGATGGCTACAAAAGAAACATGGCCATTCTTCGCTATCGGTTTTGTGGTAGCAGCATTATCAGAAATCACTTTAATCGGTTTAGGTGTATTAGGGGTTGCAATGGCGTTAATCTACTTACACTTATCTAAAACTGGTGGTTCTTCAAACAGCAATGGTGGAAGCAACACTGGTGATCCACTAGGCGATATCTTAAACGACTATTAA
- a CDS encoding PTS system mannose/fructose/sorbose family transporter subunit IID gives MAEKIQLSKKDRLAVAWRSTFIQGSWNYERMQNGGWVYSMIPAIKKLYTNKDDQKAALKRHLEFFNTHPYIASPILGVTLALEEERANGADVDDVAIQGVKIGMMGPLAGIGDPVFWFTVRPMLGALGASLAMGGNILGPILFFVLWNLIRWAFMWYTQEFGYKAGSKITEDLSGGLLQDVTKGASILGMFVLAALVQRWVSIKFQPIVSTVDLDKGAYIEWDKLPAGADGIRAAFEQVNSGLSLSAQKVTTLQQNLDQLIPGLVPLLLTLFCMWLLKKKVSPIVIILGLFVVGILGHVVGLL, from the coding sequence ATGGCAGAAAAAATTCAATTAAGTAAAAAAGATCGATTAGCTGTTGCATGGCGTTCTACATTCATTCAAGGTTCTTGGAACTATGAACGTATGCAAAATGGTGGTTGGGTTTACTCAATGATCCCAGCAATCAAAAAATTATATACAAACAAAGATGATCAAAAAGCGGCTTTAAAACGTCACTTAGAATTCTTTAACACTCACCCATATATCGCTTCTCCAATCTTAGGTGTAACATTAGCCTTAGAAGAAGAGCGTGCAAACGGAGCTGACGTTGATGACGTCGCTATCCAAGGGGTTAAAATTGGTATGATGGGACCTTTAGCTGGTATCGGCGATCCTGTCTTCTGGTTTACAGTTCGTCCAATGTTAGGTGCTTTAGGTGCCTCACTTGCTATGGGTGGAAACATCTTAGGACCAATCTTATTCTTCGTCTTATGGAACTTAATCCGTTGGGCATTTATGTGGTACACACAAGAGTTTGGTTACAAAGCTGGTAGCAAAATCACTGAAGATTTATCAGGTGGTTTATTACAAGATGTTACTAAAGGTGCGTCAATATTAGGGATGTTCGTACTGGCAGCGTTAGTGCAACGTTGGGTATCAATCAAATTCCAACCAATTGTTTCAACAGTTGACTTAGACAAAGGTGCTTATATCGAGTGGGATAAACTACCTGCTGGAGCAGACGGAATCAGAGCAGCATTTGAACAAGTAAATAGCGGTTTATCTTTATCAGCGCAAAAAGTTACAACATTACAACAAAACTTGGATCAATTAATTCCTGGTTTAGTTCCATTATTATTAACATTATTCTGTATGTGGTTATTGAAGAAAAAAGTATCTCCAATCGTAATCATCTTAGGATTATTCGTAGTAGGTATTTTAGGTCACGTAGTAGGATTACTATAA
- a CDS encoding DUF956 family protein: MVQSLNTKVDLVMDATAYTGLTDYGKIMVGDKGFEFYHDRDVRKFIQIPWEEVDYVTASVMFKGKWIPRYGIQTKQNGMYTFASKNPKKVLRAINVYIPADRMVHSLSFMDVMKRGLKNTFKKK, encoded by the coding sequence ATGGTGCAATCACTTAATACAAAAGTTGACTTGGTAATGGATGCAACAGCATATACAGGCTTAACTGACTATGGGAAAATTATGGTTGGGGATAAGGGATTTGAGTTTTATCATGACCGCGATGTTCGTAAGTTCATTCAAATTCCATGGGAAGAAGTTGATTATGTCACTGCTTCAGTAATGTTTAAAGGAAAATGGATTCCAAGATATGGTATTCAAACGAAACAAAACGGGATGTATACATTTGCATCAAAAAATCCTAAAAAAGTATTACGAGCGATTAATGTCTATATTCCAGCTGATCGTATGGTACATTCTTTAAGTTTTATGGATGTCATGAAGCGAGGATTGAAAAATACCTTTAAGAAGAAGTAA
- a CDS encoding PTS sugar transporter subunit IIB, translated as MDIQFVRIDDRLIHGQVATVWVKKFNIERILVVSEEVTKNPVRKIMLEQAAPPGVFVNVIPPSKLVDIYFDPLFISTKVMLLFTNPHELVSVVKQGVVFPSVNIGGMSFATGKKMLTNAVAVNQADLEAFEYLATKGIELEVRKVFSDSKQQLMDLISKKKLF; from the coding sequence ATGGATATTCAATTTGTACGAATCGATGATCGGTTGATTCATGGTCAGGTAGCAACTGTCTGGGTTAAAAAATTTAATATTGAACGGATTTTGGTTGTGAGTGAAGAAGTGACAAAGAATCCAGTGAGAAAAATCATGCTTGAACAAGCTGCTCCTCCTGGTGTTTTTGTAAACGTCATTCCTCCATCAAAGCTAGTCGATATTTATTTTGATCCGTTGTTTATCTCAACTAAAGTGATGCTATTATTTACGAATCCTCATGAATTAGTGAGTGTCGTGAAACAAGGCGTCGTTTTTCCCTCGGTTAATATCGGAGGAATGAGCTTTGCAACAGGGAAAAAAATGTTAACTAATGCAGTAGCCGTTAACCAAGCAGATCTTGAGGCATTCGAGTATCTAGCGACTAAAGGAATTGAACTGGAAGTCCGGAAAGTTTTTTCTGATTCAAAACAGCAATTAATGGATTTAATTAGTAAAAAGAAATTATTTTAA
- a CDS encoding vWA domain-containing protein, with protein sequence MKKSKQTNVLMVIIMQVIMILGFMSQLPQTNEAAVENEPIISKTAKPVEGMVNQWDVTLKVENLPVERPVDVVLVVDISSSMKSAVLLNGKLTTRMEAMRAGITTFTKSFLARHPDNRIAIVPFSDRLGTIQSFSHSQTEVVNYINKLQVFGATHIQTGLNKAKELLKAQPIEVNGKKVSRNIILVSDGVPNISFLPKDKNDMLPYVNGIDRMDMEASDSEVKYYTKKTIGEFDYANNAGIGGDPTLLISNNIPDININPAIKQQYPNATFSTYYSHINSTIAEASIIKNSTHPLDSSSSLVDNIFSIGLDKASLGAHAPYMEETLSGVSTSGDYFSVTSQEFASILDKIERNLNGLFKEAVIHDPIATGFTLEGEVSNQNASHGTVTTTVNNNTKQPELTWKLDNLKSTDYQFSLTYRLSANQAVLGEGIIDSDGLAETNGITTFTYVNSVNEQKEKQFIVPKVRPIIVSLEKELLNETGKKIPDSTKEFNVKLGEDEFTTKDNYQLLANNQVVRIVHPWKANVNYSVTETLQAGEEYETTIKVNNQTTSGLVTKFKFASTEPNYTHQHIIVTNQQILRVKQVKLNVRQVVLNPNEDLVIPTSGYMQLAFDQQQEPSYFLLTGSTLVNEANNITQELFTHQQLSLKNNKILELSDIVPEYYDLYGYLVTSEDGKLITEHVSDNPTLVKNKPQVILDYSEKTEYWITFFIEPKLSPNEKYPRPYSWDYRVNKFNSVM encoded by the coding sequence TTGAAGAAAAGTAAGCAGACAAATGTTTTGATGGTGATTATCATGCAAGTCATCATGATACTAGGGTTTATGAGTCAACTGCCACAAACAAATGAAGCAGCTGTAGAAAATGAGCCCATTATTTCTAAAACAGCAAAACCAGTTGAGGGAATGGTCAATCAATGGGATGTTACACTAAAGGTTGAGAATCTCCCTGTTGAACGACCAGTTGATGTCGTGTTAGTGGTTGATATCTCTTCAAGTATGAAATCAGCGGTATTATTAAATGGTAAGTTAACGACTCGGATGGAGGCTATGCGTGCGGGGATTACTACTTTTACTAAGAGTTTTTTAGCAAGACATCCAGATAATCGTATTGCGATTGTACCGTTTAGTGATAGGCTAGGGACTATACAAAGTTTTAGTCATTCTCAAACAGAAGTAGTAAATTATATTAATAAATTACAAGTTTTTGGAGCGACTCATATTCAAACTGGTTTGAACAAAGCAAAAGAATTATTGAAGGCACAGCCTATAGAAGTTAATGGTAAGAAAGTATCAAGAAATATTATTTTAGTGTCGGATGGAGTACCTAATATTAGTTTTCTTCCGAAAGATAAGAATGATATGCTACCCTACGTAAACGGGATAGATCGAATGGATATGGAGGCTAGTGATAGTGAGGTAAAGTATTACACCAAAAAAACAATTGGTGAATTTGATTATGCCAATAATGCGGGGATAGGAGGAGATCCTACTCTATTAATTTCTAATAATATCCCAGATATTAATATTAATCCTGCGATTAAGCAGCAATATCCTAATGCAACGTTTAGTACCTATTATTCACATATTAACTCGACGATTGCTGAGGCGAGTATCATCAAAAATAGCACTCATCCACTAGATTCATCTAGTAGTTTGGTAGATAATATTTTTTCAATAGGATTAGACAAAGCGAGCTTAGGAGCTCATGCTCCATACATGGAAGAAACGTTATCAGGTGTTTCAACATCTGGTGATTATTTTAGTGTCACCTCTCAAGAATTTGCGTCTATCTTAGATAAAATTGAACGTAATCTAAATGGTTTATTTAAAGAAGCAGTCATTCATGATCCAATTGCGACCGGTTTTACACTTGAAGGCGAAGTTTCCAATCAAAATGCTAGTCACGGAACAGTTACAACAACGGTCAATAATAATACGAAACAACCCGAACTTACATGGAAGTTAGATAACTTAAAATCAACTGATTATCAGTTTAGTTTAACGTATCGTTTAAGTGCGAATCAAGCGGTTTTAGGTGAGGGGATTATCGATTCAGATGGTTTAGCTGAAACCAATGGGATAACGACGTTTACTTATGTTAATTCAGTAAATGAACAAAAGGAAAAGCAGTTTATTGTCCCTAAAGTTCGTCCAATCATTGTTTCTTTAGAAAAAGAATTACTGAATGAAACCGGAAAAAAAATCCCTGATTCAACTAAAGAATTCAATGTTAAATTAGGAGAAGATGAATTTACAACAAAAGATAATTACCAATTATTAGCGAATAATCAAGTGGTTCGTATCGTTCATCCCTGGAAAGCAAATGTTAATTATTCGGTAACCGAAACCTTACAAGCTGGAGAAGAATATGAGACGACCATTAAGGTTAATAATCAGACCACTAGTGGACTCGTTACTAAGTTTAAATTTGCCTCAACTGAACCTAATTATACGCATCAACATATTATAGTGACCAATCAACAAATCCTTAGGGTTAAACAGGTAAAACTTAATGTTCGGCAAGTGGTACTGAATCCTAATGAAGATTTAGTGATCCCAACAAGTGGCTATATGCAACTTGCTTTTGACCAACAACAAGAGCCGAGTTATTTCTTGCTGACTGGCAGTACGTTGGTTAATGAAGCGAATAACATCACGCAAGAGTTGTTTACCCATCAACAATTGTCTTTAAAAAATAATAAGATATTAGAGTTATCAGACATTGTACCAGAATATTATGATTTATATGGTTACCTAGTCACAAGTGAAGATGGAAAACTTATTACTGAACATGTTTCCGATAATCCCACGCTTGTAAAAAATAAACCACAAGTCATCCTTGATTATTCTGAGAAAACAGAATATTGGATTACTTTCTTCATTGAGCCTAAGTTAAGTCCTAATGAAAAATATCCGCGACCTTATAGTTGGGATTATCGTGTCAATAAATTTAATTCAGTGATGTAA